One genomic segment of Meiothermus sp. QL-1 includes these proteins:
- the hemC gene encoding hydroxymethylbilane synthase, translating into MRVIVIGSRASLLAQAQTRWVVERLKEHWPETEFKIRTIQSKQASETAATEALRQALARREVDIAVYSLKHLPTQELAGVHLVAVPKRVEPREALVGRSAKRLEDLPKGAVVGVNSLRRKAQLLAYRADLDLRDLEGDVDDRLSALGSGEYDAVIIGAASLLRLELTNRIDQLIDPEVMLPAAGQGALGLEVRWGDDWAEELAYSLNHRPSFARVTAERAFIRALGAGDHCPAAALATLSEETLLLEGMVASPDGREMIRAEIEGEPEEARELGEELAQDLLAEGARELLGAVRAG; encoded by the coding sequence ATGCGCGTCATCGTGATTGGGTCCAGGGCAAGTCTGCTGGCCCAAGCCCAGACCCGCTGGGTGGTAGAACGCTTGAAGGAGCACTGGCCTGAGACCGAGTTCAAAATCCGCACCATACAGTCGAAGCAGGCCTCCGAGACTGCAGCCACCGAGGCCCTGCGCCAGGCCCTGGCGCGGCGTGAGGTGGACATCGCGGTCTACTCCCTCAAGCACCTGCCCACCCAGGAGCTGGCCGGGGTGCACCTGGTGGCCGTGCCCAAGCGGGTTGAGCCCCGGGAGGCCCTGGTGGGGCGCAGCGCCAAGCGCTTAGAAGACCTGCCCAAAGGCGCGGTGGTGGGCGTGAACAGCCTGCGGCGCAAAGCCCAGCTTCTGGCCTACCGGGCTGACCTGGACCTGCGCGATTTGGAGGGCGATGTGGACGACCGGCTGAGCGCTTTGGGCAGCGGCGAGTACGATGCGGTCATCATCGGGGCGGCCAGTTTGCTGCGGCTTGAGCTGACCAACCGCATCGACCAGCTCATCGACCCCGAGGTCATGCTCCCGGCCGCGGGCCAGGGGGCGCTGGGCCTCGAGGTGCGCTGGGGAGACGACTGGGCCGAGGAGTTGGCCTACAGCCTGAACCACCGACCCTCCTTTGCCCGCGTGACGGCAGAGCGGGCCTTTATACGGGCCCTGGGCGCGGGGGACCACTGCCCGGCGGCGGCCCTAGCCACGCTGAGCGAGGAGACCCTGCTTTTGGAAGGGATGGTGGCCTCGCCCGACGGCCGCGAGATGATCCGCGCCGAGATTGAGGGTGAGCCCGAGGAGGCCAGAGAGCTGGGAGAGGAGCTGGCCCAGGACCTACTGGCCGAGGGGGCCAGGGAGCTTCTGGGGGCGGTGCGGGCGGGCTAG